Proteins encoded by one window of Rutidosis leptorrhynchoides isolate AG116_Rl617_1_P2 chromosome 7, CSIRO_AGI_Rlap_v1, whole genome shotgun sequence:
- the LOC139857190 gene encoding katanin p80 WD40 repeat-containing subunit B1 homolog KTN80.4-like isoform X2 gives MATTKRAYKLQEFVAHASTVNCLKIGRKSSRVLVTGGEDHKVNLWAIGKPNAILSLSGHSSGIDSVSFDSSEVLVAAGAASGTIKLWDLEEAKIVRTLTGHRSNCISLDFHPFGEFFASGSLDTNLKIWDIRRKGCIHTYKGHTRGVNAIRFTPDGRWVVSGGEDNSVKLWDLTAGKLLHDFKFHEGQVQCIDFHPNEFLMATGSADKTVKFWDLETLELIGSAGPETSGVRCMTFNPDGKTLLCGLHESLKVYSWEPIRNHDSVDVGWSKLSDLNMHEGKLLGCSYNQSCVGVWVVDISRIEPYNVSKINGRQQQISNSSGNPSVLTENSTKSSSGRLSVSHNTDPIVKDTKSLARLSVSQNSEPSNKDSKTFSSTGNIPQKMYPNVVQKISPTGSVSVTSAQAASKRNATKSQPTQIVSTFNIAPVVVPRNNVELRREGNYGRVTTPTMVQSKTPDSRKFSNLKDETDKPLSSVNDVSDTESSRIADRNGFTSPKGLAFEIPAKEPSFEENRFQQNVVNESGSNYQTEIYEGRLPRSNRETFSLESKRRGRTRPLVSTWNRKERSYHDTLPSRSFSDSNSTVNQLPNTTKLLSESAMKEAESVTEENTVADIMGRHDQFVSSMQSRLAKLQMVHRCWDKNDIKGAINAMLRMSDHSVSADIVSLLIAKIDTITLDICSCLLPLLASLLDSDVDRHGVLSLELLLKLVRVFGSVIYSSLQASSSVGVDIEAEQRLERCNLCYLELEKIKRSLPLLTRRGGSVAKSAHELTIALQEFS, from the exons ATGGCGACCACAAAACGTGCTTATAAGCTAC AGGAATTTGTAGCTCATGCTTCAACTGTAAATTGTTTAAAAATTGGGAGGAAATCTTCAAGAGTTCTTGTTACTGGTGGTGAAGATCATAAAGTTAACCTATGGGCTATTGGCAAGCCAAATGCTATCTTG AGTTTGTCTGGACATTCAAGTGGAATTGATTCGGTCAGTTTTGATTCGTCTGAAGTGCTGGTAGCTGCAGGAGCTGCAAGTGGTACAATCAAGTTGTGGGACTTGGAAGAAGCAAAGA TTGTTCGAACTCTTACGGGTCATCGATCCAATTGCATATCATTGGATTTTCATCCATTTGGGGAGTTTTTTGCATCTGGATCATTGGACACGAATTTAAAGATATGGGATATCAGACGAAAAGGGTGTATACATACATATAAGGGTCATACACGAGGGGTCAATGCGATACGATTTACTCCAGATGGGCGTTGGGTGGTATCTGGTGGAGAGGACAACAGTGTGAAG CTGTGGGATTTAACTGCGGGGAAGCTTTTACATGATTTCAAGTTTCATGAGGGCCAGGTCCAATGCATTGATTTTCATCCGAATGAATTCTTGATGGCTACAG GCTCTGCTGATAAAACCGTTAAGTTCTGGGACCTAGAAACTTTGGAACTCATAGGTTCTGCTGGACCAGAG ACAAGTGGAGTGCGTTGTATGACGTTTAATCCTGATGGGAAAACCCTTTTATGTGGTTTGCATGAGAGTCTAAAG GTGTATTCATGGGAACCAATTAGAAACCATGACTCAGTAGACGTGGGATGGTCAAAGTTGTCGGATCTCAATATGCATGAAGGGAAGCTTCTTGGTTGCTCTTACAATCAAAGCTGTGTAGGAGTTTGGGTTGTCGATATCtcg AGAATCGAACCGTATAACGTGTCTAAGATAAATGGCCGTCAACAACAGATATCTAACTCTAGTGGAAATCCTTCGGTTCTGACCGAAAATTCCACAAAATCCAGTTCAGGCAGGCTGTCGGTTTCACATAACACTGATCCAATTGTAAAGGACACGAAATCGTTAGCAAGACTTTCAGTTAGTCAAAATTCAGAACCGTCCAATAAGGATTCAAAAACCTTTTCAT CCACAGGAAATATACCTCAAAAGATGTATCCTAACGTCGTTCAAAAGATAAGTCCGACCGGTTCAGTTTCAGTTACAAGTGCACAAGCAGCTTCAAAACGAAACGCTACAAAAAGTCAACCAACACAAATCGTGTCAACCTTTAACATTGCTCCTGTAGTTGTACCAAGAAACAATGTTGAGTTAAGAAGAGAAGGTAACTATGGTAGAGTAACAACACCAACTATGGTTCAGTCAAAAACACCCGATTCTCGCAAGTTCTCAAATTTGAAAGATGAAACCGATAAGCCACTCTCTTCTGTGAATGATGTCAGCGACACTGAATCAAGTCGAATTGCTGACAGAAATGGATTTACTTCTCCAAAAGGCTTGGCCTTTGAAATTCCAGCTAAGGAGCCAAGTTTTGAAGAGAACAGATTTCAACAGAATGTGGTGAACGAGTCGGGGTCAAATTACCAAACTGAAATTT ATGAAGGTCGCCTACCACGGTCAAACAGAGAAACTTTCTCTTTGGAAAGTAAACGAAGAG GAAGAACACGTCCACTTGTTTCTACTTGGAACAGAAAAGAAAGGTCTTATCATGACACTCTTCCTTCTAGAAGCTTCTCCGATAGCAACTCTACTGTCAACCAGCTACCGAATACTACG AAACTGTTATCTGAATCTGCTATGAAGGAAGCGGAGTCGGTCACAGAAGAAAATACTGTTGCAGACATAATGGGTCGGCATGATCAGTTTGTATCTTCGATGCAATCTCGTCTGGCCAAGCTACAG ATGGTCCATAGATGCTGGGACAAGAATGATATTAAAGGAGCAATTAATGCAATGTTGAGAATGTCTGATCATTCT GTGAGTGCAGATATAGTAAGCCTTTTGATAGCAAAAATCGATACGATCACGTTGGACATTTGTTCCTGCTTACTACCTCTCCTTGCCAGTCTCCTGGACAGTGACGTCGATAG GCATGGAGTATTATCACTAGAATTGTTGCTAAAGTTGGTGCGGGTATTTGGTTCTGTTATATATTCCTCTTTACAAGCATCATCCTCTGTTGGTGTTGATATCGAGGCCGAGCAAAG GCTGGAGCGCTGTAACCTCTGTTATCTGGAGCTTGAAAAGATCAAGCGTTCCTTACCACTCCTAACCAG ACGGGGCGGGTCAGTTGCCAAATCAGCACATGAGTTGACCATTGCACTACAAGAATTCTCATAA
- the LOC139857190 gene encoding katanin p80 WD40 repeat-containing subunit B1 homolog KTN80.4-like isoform X1: MATTKRAYKLQEFVAHASTVNCLKIGRKSSRVLVTGGEDHKVNLWAIGKPNAILSLSGHSSGIDSVSFDSSEVLVAAGAASGTIKLWDLEEAKIVRTLTGHRSNCISLDFHPFGEFFASGSLDTNLKIWDIRRKGCIHTYKGHTRGVNAIRFTPDGRWVVSGGEDNSVKLWDLTAGKLLHDFKFHEGQVQCIDFHPNEFLMATGSADKTVKFWDLETLELIGSAGPETSGVRCMTFNPDGKTLLCGLHESLKVYSWEPIRNHDSVDVGWSKLSDLNMHEGKLLGCSYNQSCVGVWVVDISRIEPYNVSKINGRQQQISNSSGNPSVLTENSTKSSSGRLSVSHNTDPIVKDTKSLARLSVSQNSEPSNKDSKTFSSTGNIPQKMYPNVVQKISPTGSVSVTSAQAASKRNATKSQPTQIVSTFNIAPVVVPRNNVELRREGNYGRVTTPTMVQSKTPDSRKFSNLKDETDKPLSSVNDVSDTESSRIADRNGFTSPKGLAFEIPAKEPSFEENRFQQNVVNESGSNYQTEIYEGRLPRSNRETFSLESKRRGRTRPLVSTWNRKERSYHDTLPSRSFSDSNSTVNQLPNTTSMQKLLSESAMKEAESVTEENTVADIMGRHDQFVSSMQSRLAKLQMVHRCWDKNDIKGAINAMLRMSDHSVSADIVSLLIAKIDTITLDICSCLLPLLASLLDSDVDRHGVLSLELLLKLVRVFGSVIYSSLQASSSVGVDIEAEQRLERCNLCYLELEKIKRSLPLLTRRGGSVAKSAHELTIALQEFS; the protein is encoded by the exons ATGGCGACCACAAAACGTGCTTATAAGCTAC AGGAATTTGTAGCTCATGCTTCAACTGTAAATTGTTTAAAAATTGGGAGGAAATCTTCAAGAGTTCTTGTTACTGGTGGTGAAGATCATAAAGTTAACCTATGGGCTATTGGCAAGCCAAATGCTATCTTG AGTTTGTCTGGACATTCAAGTGGAATTGATTCGGTCAGTTTTGATTCGTCTGAAGTGCTGGTAGCTGCAGGAGCTGCAAGTGGTACAATCAAGTTGTGGGACTTGGAAGAAGCAAAGA TTGTTCGAACTCTTACGGGTCATCGATCCAATTGCATATCATTGGATTTTCATCCATTTGGGGAGTTTTTTGCATCTGGATCATTGGACACGAATTTAAAGATATGGGATATCAGACGAAAAGGGTGTATACATACATATAAGGGTCATACACGAGGGGTCAATGCGATACGATTTACTCCAGATGGGCGTTGGGTGGTATCTGGTGGAGAGGACAACAGTGTGAAG CTGTGGGATTTAACTGCGGGGAAGCTTTTACATGATTTCAAGTTTCATGAGGGCCAGGTCCAATGCATTGATTTTCATCCGAATGAATTCTTGATGGCTACAG GCTCTGCTGATAAAACCGTTAAGTTCTGGGACCTAGAAACTTTGGAACTCATAGGTTCTGCTGGACCAGAG ACAAGTGGAGTGCGTTGTATGACGTTTAATCCTGATGGGAAAACCCTTTTATGTGGTTTGCATGAGAGTCTAAAG GTGTATTCATGGGAACCAATTAGAAACCATGACTCAGTAGACGTGGGATGGTCAAAGTTGTCGGATCTCAATATGCATGAAGGGAAGCTTCTTGGTTGCTCTTACAATCAAAGCTGTGTAGGAGTTTGGGTTGTCGATATCtcg AGAATCGAACCGTATAACGTGTCTAAGATAAATGGCCGTCAACAACAGATATCTAACTCTAGTGGAAATCCTTCGGTTCTGACCGAAAATTCCACAAAATCCAGTTCAGGCAGGCTGTCGGTTTCACATAACACTGATCCAATTGTAAAGGACACGAAATCGTTAGCAAGACTTTCAGTTAGTCAAAATTCAGAACCGTCCAATAAGGATTCAAAAACCTTTTCAT CCACAGGAAATATACCTCAAAAGATGTATCCTAACGTCGTTCAAAAGATAAGTCCGACCGGTTCAGTTTCAGTTACAAGTGCACAAGCAGCTTCAAAACGAAACGCTACAAAAAGTCAACCAACACAAATCGTGTCAACCTTTAACATTGCTCCTGTAGTTGTACCAAGAAACAATGTTGAGTTAAGAAGAGAAGGTAACTATGGTAGAGTAACAACACCAACTATGGTTCAGTCAAAAACACCCGATTCTCGCAAGTTCTCAAATTTGAAAGATGAAACCGATAAGCCACTCTCTTCTGTGAATGATGTCAGCGACACTGAATCAAGTCGAATTGCTGACAGAAATGGATTTACTTCTCCAAAAGGCTTGGCCTTTGAAATTCCAGCTAAGGAGCCAAGTTTTGAAGAGAACAGATTTCAACAGAATGTGGTGAACGAGTCGGGGTCAAATTACCAAACTGAAATTT ATGAAGGTCGCCTACCACGGTCAAACAGAGAAACTTTCTCTTTGGAAAGTAAACGAAGAG GAAGAACACGTCCACTTGTTTCTACTTGGAACAGAAAAGAAAGGTCTTATCATGACACTCTTCCTTCTAGAAGCTTCTCCGATAGCAACTCTACTGTCAACCAGCTACCGAATACTACG TCTATGCAGAAACTGTTATCTGAATCTGCTATGAAGGAAGCGGAGTCGGTCACAGAAGAAAATACTGTTGCAGACATAATGGGTCGGCATGATCAGTTTGTATCTTCGATGCAATCTCGTCTGGCCAAGCTACAG ATGGTCCATAGATGCTGGGACAAGAATGATATTAAAGGAGCAATTAATGCAATGTTGAGAATGTCTGATCATTCT GTGAGTGCAGATATAGTAAGCCTTTTGATAGCAAAAATCGATACGATCACGTTGGACATTTGTTCCTGCTTACTACCTCTCCTTGCCAGTCTCCTGGACAGTGACGTCGATAG GCATGGAGTATTATCACTAGAATTGTTGCTAAAGTTGGTGCGGGTATTTGGTTCTGTTATATATTCCTCTTTACAAGCATCATCCTCTGTTGGTGTTGATATCGAGGCCGAGCAAAG GCTGGAGCGCTGTAACCTCTGTTATCTGGAGCTTGAAAAGATCAAGCGTTCCTTACCACTCCTAACCAG ACGGGGCGGGTCAGTTGCCAAATCAGCACATGAGTTGACCATTGCACTACAAGAATTCTCATAA